One window of the Benincasa hispida cultivar B227 chromosome 3, ASM972705v1, whole genome shotgun sequence genome contains the following:
- the LOC120072821 gene encoding salicylic acid-binding protein 2-like isoform X1 → MEQRHFVLVHGACHGAWCWYKIQPLLEAAGHRVTVLDMAGAGVHRKAIQEVKSLEEYSEPLLKTMACVGPNEKVILVGHSFGGMSLALAMEKFPHNISASVFLTALAPDTHHHPSYVSEQFLESLPKEFWMDTQSCGYENRVDDEASSSYFLFGPKCMANFIYHLSPSEDLALGKSLVRPGSLLVEELAKAEKFTEENYGSVKKVYVICGEDKTIPKHFQKWMIQNYGIQNVMEIEGADHMPMFSKPLQVLQCLLQVAHNFT, encoded by the exons ATGGAGCAAAGGCATTTTGTTCTGGTTCATGGAGCTTGTCATGGAGCATGGTGTTGGTACAAGATCCAGCCCTTGCTCGAGGCAGCCGGCCACCGTGTAACGGTGTTGGACATGGCAGGAGCTGGGGTCCACAGAAAGGCAATCCAGGAGGTTAAGTCGCTTGAAGAGTATTCAGAACCATTGTTGAAGACCATGGCTTGTGTTGGTCCAAATGAAAAGGTGATATTGGTTGGCCATAGCTTTGGTGGCATGAGCTTGGCTTTGGCCATGGAGAAATTCCCTCACAACATTTCAGCTTCTGTTTTCTTAACAGCCCTTGCTCCTGATACTCACCACCATCCTTCCTATGTCTCAGAACAG TTTCTAGAGAGCCTTCCCAAAGAATTTTGGATGGACACCCAATCTTGTGGTTATGAAAACAGAGTTGATGATGAAGCTTCttcaagttattttttatttggtcCCAAATGCATGGCCAACTTCATCTATCATCTCTCCCCTTCTGAG GATCTAGCTTTAGGGAAGAGTTTGGTGAGACCAGGGTCATTACTCGTGGAAGAGTTGGCAAAAGCAGAGAAATTTACCGAGGAAAATTATGGATCAGTTAAAAAAGTGTATGTGATTTGCGGTGAAGACAAGACAATCCCAAAGCACTTCCAGAAATGGATGATTCAAAATTATGGGATTCAAAATGTAATGGAAATTGAAGGAGCTGATCATATGCCTATGTTTTCAAAGCCACTGCAAGTTCTCCAATGCCTTCTTCAGGTAGCTCATAACTTTACTTAA
- the LOC120072821 gene encoding methylesterase 1-like isoform X2: MEQRHFVLVHGACHGAWCWYKIQPLLEAAGHRVTVLDMAGAGVHRKAIQEVKSLEEYSEPLLKTMACVGPNEKVILVGHSFGGMSLALAMEKFPHNISASVFLTALAPDTHHHPSYVSEQDLALGKSLVRPGSLLVEELAKAEKFTEENYGSVKKVYVICGEDKTIPKHFQKWMIQNYGIQNVMEIEGADHMPMFSKPLQVLQCLLQVAHNFT, encoded by the exons ATGGAGCAAAGGCATTTTGTTCTGGTTCATGGAGCTTGTCATGGAGCATGGTGTTGGTACAAGATCCAGCCCTTGCTCGAGGCAGCCGGCCACCGTGTAACGGTGTTGGACATGGCAGGAGCTGGGGTCCACAGAAAGGCAATCCAGGAGGTTAAGTCGCTTGAAGAGTATTCAGAACCATTGTTGAAGACCATGGCTTGTGTTGGTCCAAATGAAAAGGTGATATTGGTTGGCCATAGCTTTGGTGGCATGAGCTTGGCTTTGGCCATGGAGAAATTCCCTCACAACATTTCAGCTTCTGTTTTCTTAACAGCCCTTGCTCCTGATACTCACCACCATCCTTCCTATGTCTCAGAACAG GATCTAGCTTTAGGGAAGAGTTTGGTGAGACCAGGGTCATTACTCGTGGAAGAGTTGGCAAAAGCAGAGAAATTTACCGAGGAAAATTATGGATCAGTTAAAAAAGTGTATGTGATTTGCGGTGAAGACAAGACAATCCCAAAGCACTTCCAGAAATGGATGATTCAAAATTATGGGATTCAAAATGTAATGGAAATTGAAGGAGCTGATCATATGCCTATGTTTTCAAAGCCACTGCAAGTTCTCCAATGCCTTCTTCAGGTAGCTCATAACTTTACTTAA